Genomic window (Pradoshia sp. D12):
TACAAAGGCTCTGGTCAGTTCACTTCTTCGCTGTATACGTAGGCAGGTAGGCTGTTGCCTGTGATATTTTTACGTCTTTATAATAGTAGGAGATGATATCCTTATAGGATTTACCTGACTGTGCCATTCCGTTCGCTCCATACTGACTCATTCCTACTCCATGACCGTAGCCCTTTGTCGTGATTACAACTTGGTCGCCCTTTTTGTACCAGGAGAAATCACTTGATTTAAGGCCAAGCTGCTCTCTTACCTTTTTACCAGTGAGACGTTTACCGCCTATCTCGATTTCTCCAATTCGATTTCCTTCTGTTCGGCTAATTATCTTGCCAACATCCTCTTTGCTCGCAACCTTCACATTTAGGAGACGTTCAAACTCTGATAACGATATCGTTGTTTCGCTTAAATATTTTGGGGATTTCTCATCCCAGGGACTGGCCACACTGCGCAGGTATGGAAGTGCATTCGGCCAGTAATCTTCTGAGTTCTCGGTGTATCCATTGCTGGTTGAGAAAAAAGATGGAGTAATTAATTCTTCCTTATAGGTTAAAAGCTGCCCTTTCGTTGCGGAAACGGCCTCTTTAATCTTTTGCATATTCGTTTGATATTTATTTCCCCAGGCAGCTTTTAACTCTTTATCATTTAAATAGACCTGATCATTCACAGTATCCGTTATATCGGCACCCTTTGGAATTTCCTTCTTCGTTGTGGCTGTAAGTGCCTTTACGATAAACGTTCTGGCTGTCAGGGCTTGTGCCTTTAATGCCTCTAACTCGAAATTAGCAGGCATTTCAGCCGCAACTACACCAGCTACGTATTCCTCCAAATCTACAGCCTCCACCGTCTTTTGAGTGTTTCTGTACACTTGGATGGTTGTTTGTATCTCGGCCTTTTTCTCCGGCTGCTGTTTCGGTTCCCTTAACACGTGCTGCTCAGCCTCTGCTTCATCATCATTAAAAGGTGCGACCAGGAGTGTGGGAATCATAATAGTAACGGCTGCAACAAGACTAATAGCAAAAATAATCGGTTTCCAATGCTTCATATAGTAGTCTCCCCTCTATTCAGTTAACTGTCCAACACTTCATATGTATGAATTCTCTTATATGAATATGTCTAT
Coding sequences:
- the spoIID gene encoding stage II sporulation protein D, with product MKHWKPIIFAISLVAAVTIMIPTLLVAPFNDDEAEAEQHVLREPKQQPEKKAEIQTTIQVYRNTQKTVEAVDLEEYVAGVVAAEMPANFELEALKAQALTARTFIVKALTATTKKEIPKGADITDTVNDQVYLNDKELKAAWGNKYQTNMQKIKEAVSATKGQLLTYKEELITPSFFSTSNGYTENSEDYWPNALPYLRSVASPWDEKSPKYLSETTISLSEFERLLNVKVASKEDVGKIISRTEGNRIGEIEIGGKRLTGKKVREQLGLKSSDFSWYKKGDQVVITTKGYGHGVGMSQYGANGMAQSGKSYKDIISYYYKDVKISQATAYLPTYTAKK